The following is a genomic window from Paenibacillus sp. FSL R5-0766.
GCAAATTATTCTCGATAATCTGTACAACGATAATTTGCTTGAGCCGATGGTTATTGTTTTCCCCAACGGTCGCGCAATGTCGAATGACCGAGCCGAAGGAGACCTGTTTGAACCTGAGAAAATCAAAGCATTCAAACGGTTTGAATCCGATCTGCTCAACGATTTGATACCTTACATGGAGTCGAACTACCCTTTGCATAAAAGCCGGGACAAAAGGGCGATTGCTGGTTTATCCATGGGCGGAGGTCAATCCTTAAATATCGGATTAAGTAATCTAGACCATTTTGCATGGATCGGTGCTTTCTCCGCAGCCCCAAACACCAGAAGTCCGGAGCTACTTGTCCCTGATCTTTCGAAAGCGCCTTCATTACTCTCGCTGTTATGGATCTCTTGCGGTGAACAGGACAATCTTATAGAGATTAGTCTTGGGGTTCACCAATATCTGGCGCAACACGGAGTACCTCATATTTGGCATGAGGAAAGTGGAGGACATGATTGGCCCGTGTGGAAGAACGATCTGTATCTGTTTTCGCAACGTCTTTTCAAGTGAATTTGCTGAAGAACATTCATATCGGATTGTAGCATCAACCAAATCTATTAAAATATCAGGAGCCATTCCTGTAATGAAGTAATTTGAGCTTTGAATGAAAAATGCGCCTCTAGTATACTGGGAATCGTTGTTCCGGACAAGAACAATACCCACATACGAAAAGAGGCGCACATAATGAAGTATAAGATGAAACAGAAACAGAATCAACGGATTACGCGAATTACGGAAGAAACGCTAGTCATTGGAGCAGACATTGCTAAAAAGATTCACGTAGCTAGAGCGGTAGATTTCCGTGGCATTGAATTAGGAAAAGACTGCGTGTTCCACAACGATCAGGAAGGGTTAACGAAGCTAGTAACATGGATGAAAGAACTTCAGGAGGTTCATCTGAAAACGGACATTGTTTTCGGAATCGAGCCTACCGGGCACTACTGGTTTCCGCTAGCCGCTTTTCTGCAAGCTCGAGATATCAAGATCGTCATTGTGAACCCGCATCACGTAAACAAGAGCAAGGAACTTGAGGATAACTCGCCGACGAAGAGTGACTATAAGGATGCCAAAGTCATTGCAGATCTCATTCGAAACGGGAAGTACTCGGAGCCCAAATTGCCGGCAATGGAATATGCCGAACTACGCATCCTCATGAATTTCCGTGAGAAGGTTATGGTGAGTTTAAACCAAGTCAAGGCACGTGTGCATAATTGGTTCGACCGCTATTTTCCAGAGTATTTGAGCGTGTTTAAAGATTGGGAAGGCAAAACTTCCTTGATGACCATGCGCCAGTTTCCGACACCGGAAGAGATCGTCTCTACAGGCGCCAGAGGCGTTCTCGCACACTGGAAAACGGAAGTGAAGCGCGGAGTCGGTATTAAGAGAGCGGAAAAGCTCTTTGCGACAGCCGGGATATCCATCGGGCTTACCGAAGGGTTACGAGCTGCGAGACTGGAGCTTCTGAGCTTGCTCGACCAGTATGAGCTTTTCTCTAAACAGGTGGAAACGACCATGAAACAGGTCATGGACATCTTAAGTGAGATACCGGGAAC
Proteins encoded in this region:
- a CDS encoding IS110 family transposase, with amino-acid sequence MKQKQNQRITRITEETLVIGADIAKKIHVARAVDFRGIELGKDCVFHNDQEGLTKLVTWMKELQEVHLKTDIVFGIEPTGHYWFPLAAFLQARDIKIVIVNPHHVNKSKELEDNSPTKSDYKDAKVIADLIRNGKYSEPKLPAMEYAELRILMNFREKVMVSLNQVKARVHNWFDRYFPEYLSVFKDWEGKTSLMTMRQFPTPEEIVSTGARGVLAHWKTEVKRGVGIKRAEKLFATAGISIGLTEGLRAARLELLSLLDQYELFSKQVETTMKQVMDILSEIPGTTQMLNIPGVGAVTVAGFLAEVGDLSHYDHGQQIIRLAGLNLKENSSGKRKGKTGITKRGRSRLRALLFRCVMPMVAKNEEFKALHKYFTTRSQNPLKKKQSLIALCGKLIRVLHTLGTKEIEYNANEVLGPVRQAQLQQIAA
- a CDS encoding alpha/beta hydrolase-fold protein, which produces MELISPAVTGYDQYRENIPRGVMETVEYPSTTVGNSRKAMVYTPPEFSSTTMYPVLFLLHGIGGDETEWHTHGSPQIILDNLYNDNLLEPMVIVFPNGRAMSNDRAEGDLFEPEKIKAFKRFESDLLNDLIPYMESNYPLHKSRDKRAIAGLSMGGGQSLNIGLSNLDHFAWIGAFSAAPNTRSPELLVPDLSKAPSLLSLLWISCGEQDNLIEISLGVHQYLAQHGVPHIWHEESGGHDWPVWKNDLYLFSQRLFK